The proteins below come from a single Dinghuibacter silviterrae genomic window:
- a CDS encoding RagB/SusD family nutrient uptake outer membrane protein: MWIRWTYCCLLLAILAGWGSGCSRSDFLNEKPQQSLVVPTTLQDFQNILDNDNIMNGSLYTGVVPSLGEIATTDYYVTDADYQSHLSFQEENEYIWALYPYPGADVPDWDLPYQAILYANEVIGGISGMNVSATDQSEWNNLMGSALFYRSFFFFNLAQVFAPIYTDSTTAASQLGIPLRLSADVNEKLTRGTLAETYKQIITDLKTSTGLLPVKALYGTRPCLPAAYALLARVYLTQGDYVNALFYANACLAVYNTLINYKTLNFSQKPPIPRFNAENLFNCVIIRTNPFIYGHIDSTLLSLYDTTDLRPKAWFDVSTLHMAYSYDGSVNLYGGIATDEVYLIRAECFARLGKKDSAVADLNTLLANRIDSTFQPLVPGSVDNPLTLVLTERRKELLFRGLRWIDLRRLGRNFVDTLCRVVNKNQYYLPPMDPRYVYPIPDNVMAFNPTWVQNPR, from the coding sequence ATGTGGATACGATGGACATATTGTTGTCTTTTGCTGGCCATCCTCGCCGGATGGGGATCGGGCTGCAGCAGGTCGGACTTTCTCAACGAAAAGCCGCAACAATCCCTTGTGGTCCCTACTACGCTTCAGGATTTTCAAAATATACTGGACAACGACAATATCATGAACGGGTCGTTGTATACGGGGGTGGTGCCCTCGCTGGGAGAGATCGCCACCACCGACTATTACGTCACCGACGCCGATTACCAAAGCCACTTGTCTTTCCAGGAAGAAAATGAGTATATATGGGCCTTATACCCTTACCCCGGCGCGGACGTACCGGATTGGGACCTACCCTACCAGGCCATCCTTTATGCCAATGAAGTGATCGGTGGGATTTCCGGGATGAACGTCAGCGCGACGGACCAATCCGAATGGAATAACCTGATGGGCAGTGCGCTTTTCTACCGGTCCTTTTTCTTTTTTAACCTGGCGCAGGTTTTTGCACCCATCTATACCGATAGTACCACTGCGGCGTCACAGTTGGGTATCCCTTTGCGGTTGTCCGCCGATGTAAACGAAAAGCTCACCCGTGGTACCCTTGCGGAAACGTATAAACAGATCATTACCGACCTGAAGACCTCAACGGGTTTGCTTCCTGTGAAGGCATTGTATGGCACCCGGCCCTGTCTGCCCGCGGCGTATGCACTCCTGGCAAGGGTTTACCTGACGCAAGGGGACTACGTCAACGCCTTGTTCTATGCCAACGCATGCCTGGCTGTGTACAACACCCTGATCAATTATAAAACGCTCAATTTTTCACAAAAGCCACCTATCCCCCGTTTTAATGCAGAGAATTTGTTCAATTGCGTGATCATCCGCACCAACCCCTTTATTTACGGGCATATCGACAGCACCCTTTTGAGCCTCTATGACACGACCGACCTCAGGCCAAAGGCCTGGTTCGACGTAAGTACGCTTCACATGGCCTATAGCTACGATGGTTCCGTTAACCTGTATGGCGGGATCGCCACAGACGAGGTGTATCTCATCCGGGCCGAATGTTTTGCACGGCTTGGCAAAAAAGATTCCGCTGTGGCGGATCTTAATACATTACTGGCAAACAGGATCGATTCGACTTTTCAACCGTTGGTGCCGGGAAGCGTCGACAATCCGCTGACCCTGGTCCTGACCGAAAGGAGAAAGGAACTGCTTTTCAGGGGTCTTCGTTGGATAGACCTCCGGAGATTGGGACGCAATTTTGTGGATACGCTCTGCAGGGTGGTCAACAAAAATCAATATTACCTGCCGCCCATGGACCCACGGTACGTCTACCCTATCCCAGACAATGTTATGGCCTTTAATCCGACATGGGTACAAAACCCGCGTTAG
- a CDS encoding MauE/DoxX family redox-associated membrane protein — translation MKKHVLAEVFSCLLILLFVYTASSKLLDFSTFTVQLSHHVLLEHVFLLVAIGVVTSELLVSLLLLLPKTRRAGFWGSAILLAGFTIYLTVMVLTQQHLPCACGGVIRYMTWKQHILFNLMFLAFAVTGIALTINRGSRKPAEQSRHQNPFTKFSV, via the coding sequence ATGAAAAAGCACGTGCTCGCAGAGGTGTTCTCCTGCCTGTTGATCCTGTTATTCGTGTATACGGCCAGCAGCAAGCTCCTCGATTTCTCAACATTCACCGTACAGCTTTCCCATCACGTATTGCTTGAACATGTGTTCCTTTTAGTTGCTATCGGTGTTGTAACATCGGAGCTACTGGTGTCGTTATTGCTCCTCCTGCCAAAAACGAGACGGGCAGGGTTTTGGGGGTCGGCGATCCTTTTGGCCGGTTTTACAATATACCTGACCGTAATGGTCCTGACGCAACAACACCTTCCTTGCGCCTGCGGGGGAGTGATCCGATATATGACCTGGAAACAACACATTTTGTTCAACCTTATGTTCCTCGCGTTTGCCGTCACCGGCATCGCGCTAACGATAAACAGGGGAAGCCGAAAACCTGCTGAACAGAGTAGGCATCAAAATCCATTCACTAAATTTTCAGTATGA
- a CDS encoding amidophosphoribosyltransferase translates to MSDEIKHECGLAFIRLRKPFSYYKQQYGTVLYGLNKLYLLMEKQHNRGQDGAGMASVKLATEPGNPFLYRIRSNEPRAIADIFSQISQEISELEKYQPDLLQHPDIVKGHIQAMGELLLGHLRYGTQGRNNVEFCHPFIKRHTVKSRNLVMAGNFNLVNTEELFSLINIDPGVFQRQSDLAAMLETIHYFLVQEDEQHPGAMDVSRILKKATALFDGGFTFGGLVGNGEAFVMRDANGIRPAYYYVNEDVIVGASERAAIRTTFNVGENEVQELMPGCALIVHADGTYAVEQILEPRERKACSFERIYFSRGNDEKIYKERIALGRHLSEPVLKAVNNDLRNTVFSFIPNTAEVAFYGLLKGMEGYLNKIKVERILSWGKDYDEEKLAEMVNRRIRVEKIAIKDVKMRTFITEDAGRNEMVQHVYDITYGTVERGKDALVVIDDSIVRGTTLKESIVRMLSRLEPTKIIIVSSAPQIRYPDCYGIDMSKLGDFIAFRAAIALLKERGMENVLHDTFNACKELQRNNALHTANLVRNIYAPFTPEEISGKIAELITPKDIKIPIQVIYQTIEDLHASCPTNLGDWYFTGNYPTPGGNRVVNKAFLNYMEGRNVRGY, encoded by the coding sequence ATGAGCGATGAGATTAAACACGAGTGTGGTCTGGCGTTTATCCGCCTGAGGAAGCCCTTCTCCTACTACAAACAGCAGTACGGCACAGTTTTATACGGGTTGAACAAGCTTTACCTGTTGATGGAAAAGCAGCACAACCGGGGGCAGGATGGGGCCGGGATGGCCTCCGTCAAGCTGGCTACCGAACCTGGAAACCCTTTTCTCTACCGTATCCGAAGCAACGAACCCCGGGCCATTGCGGATATTTTTTCGCAAATATCCCAGGAAATCAGCGAATTAGAAAAATACCAGCCGGACCTTCTCCAACACCCGGACATTGTCAAGGGACACATCCAGGCGATGGGGGAACTGCTGCTGGGGCACCTCCGGTACGGTACCCAGGGCCGGAACAATGTAGAATTTTGCCACCCCTTTATCAAACGGCATACGGTAAAGTCCCGGAACCTGGTCATGGCGGGGAACTTTAACCTGGTCAATACCGAGGAGCTTTTTTCGCTGATCAATATAGATCCGGGGGTTTTCCAACGCCAGAGCGACCTGGCGGCCATGCTGGAAACGATCCATTATTTCCTGGTCCAGGAGGACGAGCAACACCCGGGCGCAATGGATGTCAGCCGTATCCTGAAAAAGGCCACGGCCCTTTTTGACGGGGGTTTTACCTTTGGCGGCCTGGTGGGGAACGGCGAGGCTTTTGTCATGCGGGACGCCAACGGCATCCGCCCGGCTTATTATTATGTCAACGAGGACGTCATCGTCGGTGCATCGGAACGGGCGGCCATCCGGACGACGTTTAACGTCGGGGAAAACGAGGTACAGGAGCTGATGCCGGGTTGCGCCCTGATCGTACACGCCGACGGGACGTATGCGGTCGAGCAGATTTTGGAACCCAGGGAACGGAAGGCTTGTAGCTTTGAACGGATTTATTTTTCCCGGGGTAACGACGAAAAGATTTATAAAGAAAGGATCGCTTTGGGCCGTCACCTGAGCGAGCCCGTGTTAAAGGCTGTCAACAACGACCTCAGGAATACCGTCTTCTCTTTTATTCCCAATACAGCCGAGGTGGCCTTCTATGGCTTGCTCAAAGGGATGGAAGGGTACCTGAACAAGATCAAGGTGGAACGCATTCTCTCCTGGGGCAAGGATTACGACGAAGAGAAGCTGGCGGAAATGGTCAACCGCCGTATCCGCGTCGAAAAGATCGCCATCAAGGACGTCAAGATGCGGACCTTTATCACGGAGGACGCGGGCCGGAACGAAATGGTCCAGCACGTATACGACATTACCTATGGAACAGTGGAGCGTGGAAAGGATGCCCTGGTCGTTATCGATGATTCGATCGTCCGGGGCACTACGCTCAAAGAAAGTATTGTGCGCATGCTGTCCCGCCTGGAGCCGACCAAGATCATCATCGTGTCTTCCGCTCCCCAAATCCGCTACCCGGACTGTTACGGCATAGACATGAGCAAGCTGGGGGACTTCATCGCTTTCCGGGCGGCGATCGCCCTGCTCAAGGAAAGGGGTATGGAAAACGTCCTCCACGATACCTTCAATGCCTGTAAAGAGCTGCAACGCAACAACGCCCTGCACACGGCCAACCTGGTCCGCAACATCTATGCACCCTTTACGCCCGAGGAAATTTCCGGGAAGATTGCGGAGCTGATCACCCCCAAGGATATTAAGATTCCCATCCAGGTCATCTACCAAACAATAGAGGACCTGCATGCTTCCTGCCCCACCAACCTGGGCGACTGGTACTTTACGGGGAACTACCCAACGCCCGGGGGTAACCGGGTGGTCAATAAGGCTTTCTTAAATTATATGGAAGGCAGGAATGTCCGTGGCTATTAA
- a CDS encoding SixA phosphatase family protein has protein sequence MKSLLVIRHAKSSWEWEDRNDFDRPLNDRGKRDAPMMAGRLLTRAIAPDLLVSSPAKRARKTAELFAAELGMSPDDILFKTELYHAAVATFYEVISGLPAAANTVALFSHNPGITAFVSGLTSVRLDNMPTCGVFAIHVSSSDWADFASAPKEFWFFDYPKSF, from the coding sequence ATGAAATCCCTGTTGGTCATCCGACACGCCAAGAGCAGCTGGGAGTGGGAAGACCGGAATGATTTCGACCGGCCCCTGAACGACCGCGGCAAACGGGATGCCCCCATGATGGCGGGCCGCCTGCTCACCCGGGCCATCGCCCCCGACCTCCTGGTCTCCAGCCCCGCCAAACGCGCCCGCAAAACCGCCGAGCTTTTCGCTGCCGAACTGGGCATGTCCCCGGACGACATCCTCTTCAAAACCGAACTCTACCACGCGGCCGTCGCCACCTTCTACGAGGTGATCAGCGGTCTCCCCGCCGCCGCCAACACCGTAGCCCTCTTCTCCCACAACCCCGGCATCACCGCCTTCGTCAGCGGGCTGACCTCTGTCCGCCTCGACAACATGCCCACCTGCGGGGTCTTCGCCATACACGTGTCCTCCTCCGACTGGGCGGATTTCGCCTCCGCGCCCAAGGAATTCTGGTTCTTCGATTATCCCAAAAGTTTCTAA
- a CDS encoding amidohydrolase family protein: protein MRKYYISLLALLYTGTTTVHAQATIYPAPPEKGKIIITGGTLHLGNGQVIENGSIAIDGGKIVQVGTGLIPGAGDKVIDATGKQVYPGLILPVTDLGLKEIAEGVRGSNDYEEIGDLNPDIRAIVAYNTASRIINVVRSNGILLAGITPEGGSISGSSSIVQLDAWNYEDAAYKLDQGIHLNMPSFISRPRRFGAGPGGVRPEAGDDPTAVSLQKVEELKRFFREAKAYLAEGSHTHTNIKFETVKGLFTHQQKLYIHAEQVKQMLIAIDFAREFGFDVVLVGASESWQIADLLAQNHIAVILDQEHELPATEDDDIDQPFKTPAVLQKAGVLFCLNDRHEETRYRNLPFNAGVAAAYGLGKEAALQAITLNAARILGIDSVTGSLEVGKDANIVISTGDILDMRTSIVTTALIQGREINLANVGTELYDRYKYKYGLK from the coding sequence ATGCGCAAATACTATATATCCCTGCTCGCCCTCCTCTATACCGGCACCACCACGGTCCATGCACAAGCGACCATCTACCCTGCCCCGCCGGAAAAAGGGAAGATCATCATCACCGGGGGCACGCTTCACCTCGGCAACGGCCAGGTCATCGAAAACGGCAGTATTGCCATCGACGGCGGCAAGATCGTCCAGGTCGGCACCGGTCTGATCCCAGGGGCCGGGGACAAGGTCATCGATGCCACCGGCAAACAAGTCTATCCCGGTCTTATCCTCCCCGTCACCGACCTCGGCCTCAAGGAAATCGCTGAGGGCGTCCGCGGCAGCAACGACTACGAAGAAATCGGCGACCTCAACCCCGACATCCGCGCCATCGTCGCCTATAACACCGCCTCCAGAATCATCAACGTGGTCCGCTCCAACGGCATCCTGCTTGCGGGCATCACCCCCGAAGGCGGTTCGATCAGCGGCTCCTCCAGCATCGTCCAGCTCGACGCCTGGAATTACGAAGATGCCGCCTATAAGCTTGACCAGGGTATTCACCTGAACATGCCCTCCTTTATCAGCCGTCCCCGCCGTTTTGGCGCCGGCCCCGGCGGTGTCCGGCCCGAAGCAGGTGATGACCCCACCGCAGTATCCCTGCAAAAGGTGGAAGAACTCAAACGCTTCTTCCGGGAAGCCAAAGCCTACTTAGCCGAGGGCTCCCACACCCATACCAATATCAAGTTCGAGACCGTCAAGGGGCTGTTCACCCACCAGCAAAAGCTCTACATACACGCCGAGCAAGTCAAGCAAATGCTCATCGCCATCGACTTCGCCCGCGAGTTCGGTTTTGACGTCGTCCTCGTCGGTGCCAGCGAATCCTGGCAGATCGCCGACCTCCTCGCCCAAAACCACATCGCCGTCATCCTCGACCAGGAACACGAACTCCCCGCCACCGAAGACGACGACATCGATCAACCCTTCAAAACCCCCGCCGTCCTCCAAAAAGCCGGCGTCCTTTTCTGTCTCAACGACCGCCACGAAGAAACCCGCTACCGCAACCTCCCCTTCAACGCCGGTGTAGCCGCCGCCTACGGCCTTGGCAAGGAAGCAGCCCTTCAGGCGATCACGTTGAACGCCGCCCGCATCCTCGGCATCGACTCCGTCACCGGTTCCCTCGAAGTTGGCAAAGACGCCAACATCGTGATCTCCACCGGGGACATCCTCGACATGCGGACCTCCATCGTCACCACGGCCCTCATCCAGGGCCGGGAGATCAACCTCGCCAACGTGGGAACCGAGTTGTATGATCGTTATAAATATAAGTATGGACTAAAATAA
- a CDS encoding amidohydrolase family protein, translating into MRKFLLTLGGLTVLSILRAQESFPVNGVADNRDRCYAFTHATLVRDGQTTLQDATLLVKKGMIVGTGKISIPPDAVVIDCSGKYIYPSFIDAYSDYGITAPQRPTAAGFNFRGPSQIESNQKGAFGWNQAIRTDIDASHLFTVDETKAKALRDQGFGSVLTLQKDGIARGTGAVVTLAEEKENLDIVKGKAAAIYSFSKGVSTQTYPSSLMGSIALLRQTYLDAAWYKSNPPSEGVNLSLQHWNEAQNLPQIFDASDKWNCLRADRVGDEFGVQYILKGGGNEYQRMAEMKATHASFILPLDFPEAPNVDDPNDARFVSLADMKHWELAPSEPGLFEKNGISFALTTADMRDVKTFWPNLRKAMEYGLTEAAALEALTKEPATLLGVYDKVGSLDAGKLANFIITNGPVFNEKTTILQNWVQGIAYDVKMSDWNSISGTYTLSLKDASGAAQSYTLSVKSTSSASVIHGDTSTAKFSYGGKLISLSWSPGRRARTGFRLSGVAADTVWSGSGTDTAGNILTWTAVLTSRTMAPDTTHRKPPLRLGKITYPMDGYGWDELPKQETILIKNARVWTNEAEGRLDNTDVLIRNGKIAAVGKNLSAGDARVIDGTGKQLTPGIIDEHSHIAAASINEGAQSVTSEVRIGDNLNPDDINIYRQLAGGVTTSHILHGSANSIGGQTQLIKLRWGVDDTSLKFKGADPFIKFALGENVKRTTSQSNNRFPDTRMGVDQVFVDAFTRATDYEKALKGAGAAHVRRDLELDALVEILNHKRFITCHSYVQSEITALIRVADHYGFTVNTFTHILEGYKVADKMKAHGANTSTFSDWWAYKQEVQDAIAYNASLMHQVGLNVCINSDDPEQARHLNQEAAKSIKYGGMSEEDAFKMVSLNPAIALHVQDHVGSIKVGKDADVVLWSDNPLSVYAKPEKTIVDGIVYYDADHDLQLRRDIQAERTRLISKILAENAPAGGTPGPRRPRPSYQVVLSCGDHAEHNNGLITLDLQDEDVAGN; encoded by the coding sequence ATGAGAAAATTTCTGCTCACGCTGGGAGGTCTGACGGTCCTGTCCATCCTCAGGGCCCAGGAGTCCTTCCCGGTGAACGGGGTGGCAGACAACCGCGACAGGTGTTATGCCTTTACCCACGCCACCCTTGTCCGGGACGGACAAACGACCCTCCAGGATGCGACACTCCTGGTCAAAAAGGGTATGATCGTCGGGACCGGCAAAATATCCATTCCCCCGGATGCGGTGGTCATCGACTGCAGCGGGAAATATATTTATCCTTCCTTTATCGACGCCTATTCCGATTATGGGATTACCGCACCGCAGCGTCCCACGGCCGCGGGTTTCAATTTCCGCGGCCCGTCCCAGATCGAGTCGAACCAAAAGGGCGCCTTTGGCTGGAACCAGGCCATCCGCACCGATATCGATGCTTCGCACCTTTTTACGGTCGACGAAACCAAAGCCAAAGCCCTCCGGGACCAGGGTTTTGGATCCGTGCTGACCCTCCAGAAGGACGGGATTGCCCGTGGCACGGGGGCCGTCGTGACCCTGGCCGAGGAAAAAGAAAACCTCGACATCGTCAAGGGCAAAGCAGCGGCCATTTATTCTTTTTCCAAGGGAGTCTCCACCCAGACCTATCCCAGCAGCCTCATGGGTTCGATCGCCCTTCTCCGGCAGACCTACCTCGACGCCGCCTGGTATAAATCGAATCCCCCCTCGGAAGGGGTCAACCTCAGCCTCCAACACTGGAACGAAGCACAAAACCTGCCGCAGATCTTCGACGCCTCGGACAAATGGAACTGTCTCCGGGCGGACAGGGTGGGGGACGAGTTTGGCGTCCAGTACATCCTCAAAGGGGGAGGCAACGAGTACCAGCGCATGGCAGAGATGAAAGCGACCCACGCCAGCTTTATCCTGCCCCTCGACTTCCCCGAAGCCCCGAATGTGGACGATCCGAACGACGCCCGCTTCGTTTCCCTGGCGGACATGAAGCACTGGGAACTGGCGCCTTCGGAACCAGGCCTTTTTGAAAAGAACGGGATCTCCTTCGCCCTAACGACCGCGGATATGCGGGATGTCAAGACCTTTTGGCCCAACCTGCGCAAGGCCATGGAGTACGGTCTGACGGAGGCTGCGGCGCTGGAGGCGTTAACCAAAGAACCCGCCACGCTGCTCGGCGTGTATGATAAGGTCGGTAGCCTGGATGCCGGTAAGCTCGCCAATTTCATCATCACCAATGGTCCCGTGTTCAATGAAAAGACGACGATCCTGCAAAACTGGGTGCAAGGAATTGCGTACGACGTCAAGATGTCTGATTGGAACAGCATTTCCGGGACCTATACCCTTTCTTTGAAAGACGCCTCCGGTGCCGCTCAATCCTATACACTTTCCGTAAAAAGCACGTCCTCGGCCAGTGTCATCCATGGGGATACGTCCACCGCGAAGTTTTCCTATGGCGGCAAGCTGATCAGCCTCAGCTGGTCCCCCGGACGCCGGGCCCGGACGGGTTTCCGGTTGAGCGGGGTGGCCGCCGACACGGTTTGGTCCGGCAGCGGGACAGATACCGCCGGGAATATCCTCACCTGGACGGCGGTGCTCACCAGTCGCACGATGGCCCCTGATACCACCCATCGCAAACCGCCGCTTCGTTTGGGCAAGATCACCTATCCTATGGACGGTTACGGTTGGGACGAACTCCCCAAACAGGAAACGATCCTGATCAAAAACGCCCGGGTATGGACCAACGAAGCGGAAGGCCGTCTGGACAATACCGACGTCCTTATCCGGAACGGCAAGATCGCCGCCGTCGGCAAGAACCTCAGCGCCGGGGACGCACGCGTCATCGACGGAACAGGGAAGCAATTGACCCCGGGCATCATCGACGAACACTCCCATATCGCGGCCGCCTCCATTAACGAAGGCGCGCAAAGCGTTACCTCGGAAGTGCGGATCGGTGACAACCTTAATCCCGACGACATCAACATCTACCGCCAGCTCGCAGGGGGTGTCACGACCTCCCACATCCTCCACGGCTCCGCCAACAGCATCGGCGGCCAGACACAGCTCATCAAGCTCCGTTGGGGTGTGGACGATACCTCCCTGAAATTTAAGGGTGCGGATCCATTTATCAAGTTTGCCCTTGGAGAAAACGTCAAACGCACCACCTCCCAAAGCAACAACCGTTTTCCCGACACCCGGATGGGGGTCGACCAGGTCTTCGTGGATGCCTTTACCCGCGCGACCGATTATGAAAAAGCACTCAAAGGCGCCGGTGCGGCGCACGTACGGCGCGACCTCGAACTCGACGCCCTCGTCGAGATCCTGAACCATAAACGTTTTATCACCTGTCACAGCTATGTGCAAAGTGAAATAACCGCCCTGATACGCGTCGCCGACCACTACGGGTTTACGGTGAACACGTTTACCCATATCCTGGAAGGCTATAAGGTAGCCGACAAGATGAAGGCCCACGGCGCCAATACCTCCACCTTCTCCGACTGGTGGGCGTATAAGCAGGAGGTCCAGGACGCCATCGCCTACAACGCCTCCCTGATGCACCAGGTCGGTCTTAATGTTTGTATCAACTCCGACGACCCGGAACAAGCCCGGCACCTCAACCAGGAAGCAGCCAAGTCCATCAAATACGGCGGCATGAGCGAAGAAGACGCCTTCAAAATGGTGTCGCTCAATCCCGCCATCGCCCTCCATGTCCAGGACCACGTAGGCTCCATCAAGGTAGGCAAAGACGCCGACGTCGTTCTTTGGAGCGACAATCCCCTGAGCGTATACGCCAAACCCGAAAAGACCATCGTCGACGGTATTGTGTACTATGATGCCGACCACGACCTCCAGCTTCGCCGGGACATCCAGGCCGAAAGGACGCGGCTCATCTCCAAGATCCTCGCGGAAAATGCGCCTGCCGGCGGTACGCCCGGTCCCCGCCGGCCCCGGCCCAGCTACCAGGTCGTACTAAGCTGCGGAGACCACGCCGAGCACAACAACGGGCTCATCACCCTGGACCTCCAGGACGAAGATGTCGCCGGTAATTGA
- a CDS encoding glycosyltransferase, producing the protein MRILIAPLDWGLGHATRCIPLIRFFLHSGCDVWIASEGKTQQLLRQEFPSLTHVSLKGYRIRYAATRAGLVCKIIAQIPRILQTIRYEKRWLRQAVPQYKLDAVVSDNRFGLSHPDIPCVYLTHQLRIMAPLPSLVQRLHYRFINRFTACWVPDLPGTPNLSGQLGHPSLMPKVPVKYMGPLSRFVKMDVEPQISLLILLSGPEPQRTLFEKQILHQIGTIPGRVVLIRGLPGAPLEPSLAIPDNLVIYNHLPAGALNDLLSAAEWVVSRTGYTTVMDLVRLQKKSILVPTPGQTEQEYLGRYLRSEGIAYTTGQKDFSLSRALNEALAFPYRFPDDPDDVATIAGTWLETIRLGKI; encoded by the coding sequence ATGCGTATCCTCATAGCACCACTCGACTGGGGTCTCGGCCACGCCACGCGCTGTATTCCACTCATCCGGTTCTTCCTTCATTCCGGTTGCGATGTCTGGATCGCCTCCGAGGGTAAAACCCAACAATTGCTCCGGCAGGAGTTCCCATCGCTCACCCATGTTTCCCTAAAGGGGTACAGGATTCGCTATGCCGCCACCCGGGCCGGTTTGGTATGCAAAATTATAGCACAGATCCCACGCATTTTGCAAACCATTCGTTACGAAAAACGCTGGCTGAGACAGGCTGTGCCGCAATATAAGCTGGATGCCGTGGTCTCAGACAACCGTTTTGGACTTAGCCACCCCGATATCCCCTGTGTCTACCTCACCCACCAACTCCGTATCATGGCGCCTTTGCCGTCCCTCGTCCAACGGCTTCACTACCGCTTTATCAACCGCTTCACTGCCTGCTGGGTACCTGACCTTCCCGGAACGCCCAATCTTTCGGGGCAACTAGGTCACCCTTCTCTTATGCCAAAGGTACCGGTAAAGTACATGGGGCCACTATCCAGGTTTGTTAAAATGGACGTTGAACCGCAGATTTCCCTGCTCATCCTTTTATCCGGCCCTGAACCTCAAAGAACGCTTTTTGAGAAGCAAATATTGCACCAAATAGGTACTATACCGGGGCGTGTCGTTCTTATACGAGGCCTTCCCGGGGCCCCTTTGGAGCCATCCCTGGCCATCCCGGACAATCTGGTTATTTACAACCATCTTCCGGCCGGGGCGTTAAATGACCTCCTGTCGGCGGCCGAATGGGTGGTTTCCCGGACGGGGTACACCACGGTCATGGACCTGGTCCGTTTGCAAAAAAAGAGCATCCTTGTCCCCACCCCCGGGCAGACCGAGCAAGAGTACCTGGGTCGCTACCTCCGGTCGGAAGGGATTGCCTATACGACCGGGCAAAAGGATTTCTCGCTTTCGCGGGCATTGAACGAAGCGTTAGCGTTCCCCTATCGCTTTCCGGATGATCCGGATGATGTTGCGACGATCGCCGGCACCTGGCTGGAGACGATCCGTTTAGGCAAGATTTGA
- a CDS encoding mannose-1-phosphate guanylyltransferase, with amino-acid sequence MKNVKMNNQYYVVIMAGGIGSRFWPKSRTSYPKQFLDILNEGRTLIQSTFDRFARFIPKENIYIVTTKEYEEIIKRQLPEARHDNILFEPSRKNTAPCIAYASYKLALQNPEAKLICAPADHLIKDEDNFQRVCLRALDFVDHLNAFVTLGIKPTYPNTGYGYIQHDVMAVADEIYKVRTFTEKPNLDLAKTFLASGDFLWNAGIFVWKTRNILTAFEKYLPEMHELFQSEIHHFNTPGEAEAIERIYPQCSSVSIDYGIMEKADNVYVIPSSFGWSDLGTWNSAYENLEKDYLENAVVGNNVVIIDSTHCMVQADDKKLVLLQGLEDFIVVDTNDVLLICKKDREQEIKEFVAEVKRKKGEKYL; translated from the coding sequence ATGAAAAACGTAAAAATGAACAACCAGTACTACGTAGTGATCATGGCCGGTGGAATCGGCAGCCGTTTCTGGCCAAAAAGCCGGACCAGTTACCCGAAGCAGTTCCTGGATATTTTGAATGAGGGCCGCACCTTGATCCAAAGCACCTTTGACCGGTTTGCCCGGTTTATCCCCAAAGAGAACATCTACATCGTTACGACAAAAGAATACGAAGAGATCATCAAACGACAGTTGCCCGAGGCCCGGCACGACAATATCCTGTTCGAGCCGTCGCGGAAAAATACGGCCCCGTGTATCGCCTACGCCTCTTACAAGCTGGCCCTGCAAAACCCGGAAGCCAAACTGATATGCGCCCCTGCGGACCACCTCATCAAGGACGAGGATAATTTCCAACGGGTGTGTCTGCGGGCCCTTGATTTCGTGGACCACCTCAACGCTTTTGTCACCCTGGGGATCAAACCCACCTATCCGAATACCGGTTACGGCTATATCCAACACGACGTCATGGCGGTTGCCGACGAGATCTACAAGGTGAGGACGTTTACGGAGAAACCCAACCTGGACCTGGCCAAAACGTTTCTGGCAAGCGGTGATTTTCTCTGGAACGCGGGCATTTTTGTCTGGAAGACCCGCAACATCCTGACGGCCTTCGAGAAATACCTCCCGGAAATGCACGAACTTTTCCAGTCCGAGATCCACCATTTCAACACACCGGGCGAAGCGGAGGCCATCGAGCGTATTTATCCGCAATGCTCCAGTGTTTCGATCGACTATGGGATCATGGAAAAAGCAGATAACGTCTATGTCATCCCCTCCTCCTTTGGATGGAGCGACCTGGGGACGTGGAACAGCGCTTATGAAAACCTGGAAAAGGACTACCTGGAAAACGCCGTGGTGGGCAACAACGTCGTGATCATCGACTCCACGCATTGTATGGTCCAGGCGGACGACAAGAAATTGGTCCTGTTACAGGGGTTGGAGGACTTTATCGTGGTGGATACCAATGACGTGCTCCTGATCTGTAAAAAGGACAGAGAACAGGAAATCAAGGAATTCGTTGCAGAAGTTAAAAGGAAAAAGGGAGAGAAATACCTCTAG